The Papaver somniferum cultivar HN1 chromosome 3, ASM357369v1, whole genome shotgun sequence genome includes a region encoding these proteins:
- the LOC113355429 gene encoding uncharacterized protein LOC113355429, translated as MMLEDQRRGGGGGAPHGILLMVVVGLVIILPMILGDGEAITEAISEMLSPIGLLLIPIVLLLIIQFLSSSDRGSFVSSIAVGEPDSIHRLSGSPVGVALFLGLVLFLLYNRFSLFGSDDDE; from the coding sequence ATGATGTTAGAAGATCAAAGAAGAGGAGGTGGAGGAGGAGCACCACATGGAATACTACTAATGGTAGTCGTAGGTTTAGTGATTATATTACCAATGATATTAGGAGATGGAGAAGCAATAACTGAAGCAATATCGGAGATGTTAAGTCCAATTGGTTTGCTTCTTATTCCGATTGTACTTCTTTTGATTATTCAGTTTCTATCTTCATCGGATCGTGGTTCGTTTGTGTCATCTATAGCTGTTGGTGAACCTGATTCTATTCATCGTCTTAGTGGATCTCCGGTTGGTGTTGCTCTTTTTCTTGGCCTTGTACTCTTTCTTTTGTATAATCGTTTCTCTTTATTTGGTTCTGATGACGACGAATGA